GATGAGTGTAATTTTTCTTTCTTTTCTTTATCAGCAAGTTTTGATAAAACTAAAGTTATTATTCCTGACATTATTACGAAAAATAAAGCTAAAAACAAGAATTCAATATTCATCTTTATATCCTCCTGCTTTATATAAAAGATATCCTCCTAATATAGAAAAAACAAGCCATAAAGAAGCTCCAATTAAAGCAGTTATATCTAACTTATGCATTACAAAAGGTTGCAATATGGAAAATACAAAAGAAGCTAATGCCATATTTAGAAAAAGTTTTCCAAATTCTTCTAATACTTTTTTCATACCGATATTAAAACATAAAAGGGTAGTCTTCTGAAGTACACTTTTAACAGGGAACTTCCAATATGATTTAGGAGTTTATGGGCTTAAAAGGATTTTAGACTTTTTTATAGTTGACATCCTTTCAAAATCAAATAAAGAATTAAAGAGAGCATTTGAAGAAATCAAAAAAAGTCATGATTACGATAAAAAAAAGAGGAAGATAAAAATAAAAAACATTTTAAATATTTGAAAACATTCTTCCCAAACCTTAATTTGAATACAGAAGTAGAAAATTGTTTTCTAATCAGAAGTTATACAATTAATGACTTAAACAATGATGAACTTTTTACTTTTCAGTTTATATTTGTCTTTGGTAATACCCCTGCACCAGCAGAAATTCAAAATATACAACATCAGATAAAAACTTATCTGGACGATGATATAAAAGAAAAATTAAGTTGCTTACCTTATATGAAAATAAAACAAAAAATAAAAGATACTAAAATACTTAGAAATGTTCCTATTTTTATAATAGATTTAAAAAGAAGTGGAGATAGGAGTTATGCGATAAATACAGATGCTGTTCTTACAAAGAAATTAATTTTTGATATTTTAAAAATAGCAGAAAATCATAATTTTAAAAGTATAAATCATACAGGGGATGGTTTTATTTTTATGTATACAGCAAGTTTTAAAAATTTATCCATTGATATGAATAACTTTCTTGATGAGATAAAGATTTGGTTTAAATCTTTCAAGGATTATATGCAAACTTTATCTAAAGGAGTTAATAATTATAAAATAAGAGGTGATAGTCAGTTCAATGAAACATAAAGTAAAATAAATAATATGAGATGCAGATATTGTAATTCAGATAAAGTAGTTAAAAAAGGATTTAATCCAAATAGAAAACAAAGATATCTGTGTAAAAGTTGTAATAGAACCTTTGTAGAAAATGCAGAAAGAAATTACTATCCTCACAATTACAAAGAATTAGCAATTAGGATGTTTTGTGAAGGAATGACAATGATGGCAATAGCCAGAGTCCTTAAAATTCCATATCAGACAGTAAGAACATGGATAAGAAGAGAAGGTGAAAAAGCTTTAAAAAAAATATGAAGGTAGAATTCGGATTTTAAAAAGAAAAACGGTGAAAAATTTGGCTATTGATGAAATGTATAGTTATATAGGCAAGAAAAATAATGATTATTGGTTGTGGACAGTGGTAGCTGATAAAAAAATTAAGTTTTTTGAGATAGGAAAACGAACAGATAAAACATTCTATAGATTAAGAAAAGCTACCTAAGTATAGGCAGGTTCATACTGATGGGTATCATGTTTATGAGAATTTAAGAAATAGAAAAAAGAAGAAATTTGGATTAACCAATTGGAATGAGGGATTGCATTCTTTTATTAGAGATAAACCGGCTATGTTTAAAAGGAAAACAAAAGCTTATGCGAAATCTATTAATTCAATGAGAAGAGCTTTAGCTTTGTTATTTATTTACTGGGATTTCCTGCCTATGAACTTATGAACTAACTACCAATCGAAGAAGAAAAAGCAGTTGTTAAAAAAATAAAAGATAATTGTAAAATTTGGAAAGCATAACATTTGAAATGCTTAAAAGAATAAGGAAGGAAAAATATTTTGTTGCAAAAAGTAGAAAACTTATCAGAAGAATATAAAAATCTAACTGAAAATATAGATGATTTTATAAAAAATCAACAAAACATAACAAAAATAGCATTAGACATTTTTATTAATATTGCAAAAATTTCTAATTTAGAACTAAAACCTGTATATTTAAGAAAAATGGAATCAGTCTTGGAACAATATCAAGGACTAATAAAAGAAGCGACTCCAATTCCATCTATTCCTGAGTTCGGAGAAGTTAAAATTACAAACACATATGGAACTGTTGTTTTTGTAGATATAACAAAATCTACTGGGTATTTTGAAGAAGAAAAAAATTACACAGGTTTTGTTATTTTTAATGCTTACATTTTACTTGTAAAAACAATAACAAAATTAACAGGTGGAGAATTTTTAGAACACACAGGCGACGGAGCTATGATATTTTTTGAATACAAGGATATTATCACAGATTATAGAAATTGTAAAAATTTTAATGAAGAAAATCCGCTATGTCTTTATTTTATAGTAAGTGAACATTTGAAAAATTATTCTAAAGAAAAAGCTTTGATTAATTTTGATAGTGAAGGATATTTTACAATAGAAGAACCAGCGTTAGTTCATATTGGTGCAGATTATGGAAATATCTTAGAAATTAATTTAGGTGATTTAAAAAAAAATTAGTTTCAAAAACTGTATGGAATGCAGCAAATAGATGTAAGAGTGCTCCAAGATATGTTGAATATATAAAGTTAAAAAGTAAAAAAAGATACAAAAACCTTCAAATAAAGGTAGAATATTGATGGAACTTTGGAAATTTTTAGAAGATATAAATAAAGAGCTTTCATATTTAAAGGAAATAGAAACTGAAGAATATGAATCCATAGAAAAAGCTATAGAAAATGCTTATTTAGAAAAGCCAAAATGGAACAGAGTAAATAATGTTGTTGCAGTTTTTGCAGATTTAGCTAATTCAACAAATATTTCTAATAGAAAAACAAAAAGGGTCTATGCAAAATTCTTAGAGGCTGTTGGGTATCCGTTTGTGAAAATTTTTAATGAATTTAATGCTGAATTTATAGATATTAAAGGAGATGGAGGGCTTGCATTATTCTCTGGAAATTATGCTGAAATTTATGCATTTTTAGCAGCTGAAACATTCAAAACTTTTCAAGAAGAATATGCAAAGAAACAATTGAGCCAGTATGATGTTAACTATTATTTTGGTATTGGTATAGCTAAAGGAGATTTACTTGTCAAAAAGGTTGGTGTAAGGGGAAATAACAATTTCTTTGTGTGGGCAGGAGATGCTGTTAATAATGCAGCTTTAACTTCCAAAGATATAAAAAATATTTCCCAAATTACCTCGATAGGGATAACTTTAGATATTTACGATAAATTTAATCAAGATAAATTTAAAGATTATTTAGTATATTCTTGTGGATGTCCGAAAGGTAAAAAAGTAAATTTATGGAAAGAATTTTCAATTAAAGATGAAAAAAATTTCAGATACAAAAAAATAGAATCAAATTGGTGTAAAACACATGGAGAAGAATATTTAAATAAAATTTTAGAGATAATAGGAAATGATTGACAAAACAAAAGTAGAACAAGAAATAAAAAAGTATATAAGTAAGTATGAGATTCAAAACTGTTCTTTAAGCATATGCGAACATGATATAGATAACTTAAATCAAGAATTAGAAAAACTTTACGAAAATTGTTGTTATTTTACGGAAGATGAAATTTACTTTTTATATATTCTTCACTTTGAAGATACAAATGAAGTTATATGGATAGATATAGAGTCCTCGCATAAGAATAAATTTATAGAAAAGTTAGAAAACCTTATTTCTAAACATAAAGATAGAGATAAAATTCAAGCAAATCTATGCATAGATTTATATTTCATAAATGAGAACACAATAAAAATTTTACTGGATAAGGTAGAAGGTTTAAAAAAAGAAATAATTTATTTAAAATCTAAGAAAAAGGATAGAAGAAAAAAAATAGAATCTAAACTCTTTGAGATCCCATTTATAGAATATTTATGGAAATGGATTAAAAAATTTATTAAATTTATTATTAGTCCACCTGTTATCGTTTCCTATATATTTTTATTATATTTAACATACTACTATGCGTATTTAGCAAAAATAGGAATTACACCAGATATTATAGATAATAATATTTTGATTATTGTCATTAAAAATATACTAATAATATTTGCAATTACTTTATTTTCTATAACCTTAATAAGTATTTCCTTTATTATTATATATTATGTAGTAACAAGTTCTTTCTTTTTAGAAATTATAAAAAGTATTACTAAGGGGATAAGGAAAAAAAGCATATATTTATGGTTTCAGAAAAATTTTAATAAAAATGATTCAAATTTTTTTATTTTTAGGATTTTCCCTAAGTTTATTATTCTTACTTTTTTCTATTTAACTCTGATTTTATTTATATCTGAACCATTATCTTTTTTCCTAAAAGATGCAGGATTTCCTGATATATTAAATCTTTTTGAAAAGATAAAAATAGGCACACAATATCAAATGTTTTCAAAACTTAGACTCATTAATTCAGATTTGAGTTTTAAAAAAGTAAATAATCAGCCTGCATTTATAATAGGTAGTAAAAATGACTTTCTATATTACTATGAGCTTAATGATTTAATTAAATTAAACATAGATATATTATTTCCTGTTTTAGAAAAAGAGGGTCAAGCTAAAAATTATTGTAACACCATAGAAAAGTTTGATGAAGATTTTATAAAACAAAATAAATATTTAAAAGATTTAAACAATTATATTGATAAAAACAAAAATAAAGATAAAAAAATTGAAGTTGCTAAGGAGTATTTACAAGGAATCTTAACGAGAGAAAAATTATTTTATGCAATATTTTTAATGCCTACTTTTTATGAGGTTTATCCATTGGAATATATACAGGAAAAAATACAAAAAAGATCCATATTATCAAAAACTAAAATAGAAAATGTAGATGACAATATATTATCAGGATATTTACATTGTTTAGAAGCAATGTGTAAGATTTATACTCAAAAGAATCTTAATGAAAGCAGAAATATTCAAAAAGGAGTAAATGATGAACCAAGAAACTAATTCAAATTTAGAAGATAAAAAATTCGAACTAAAATTAGACCTATTAAAGGAAGCTATTAAAGATACTCAATCTATAATGGGAGTGTCCACCGAAGTGTGTAAAAATAAAAATTCATAAAATAGGAGGTGGACACAATGGAAAAGAAGTATAACCCAAAAGACGTAAAACAAAGAATAAGAGATTTAATCCAGCAAACACTCTAAGAAGCCCTTGAAGCTGAATTAGAGGAGTTTTTAGGATACTCCAAATACGAAAGATCAGAAAACGATAATTACAGAAACTGATACACTCCCAAAACTGTAAAAGCAGATATAGGAGAAGTAGAAATAAAAACACCCAAAGACAGAAAAGGAAAGTTTGCACCCAAGGTAGTTCCTAAAAGGCAAACAATGATAGATGATTTAGAAAATAAGATAGTTGCGTTATATGCCAAAGGAATGTCAACAAGGGATATACAGGAGCTGCTTTCAGACATGTATGGGATGGATATAAGCCCATCTTTAATCTCAAAAATAACAGACAGGTTAATTCCAAAGATAGAGGAGTGGCAAAACAGACCATTAGACAGAGTATATCCAGTTATCTATACAGATAGCATATTCTACAAAGTCAGACAGGAAGGAAAAGTAGTTCAAAAAGCAGTAAACGTAGTAATAGGGATAAACAAGGACGGATACAAAGAACTACTTGGATTTTGGATAAGCGAAACAGAGAGTGCATCTTATTGGTTAAAAGTATTGAACGATTTAAAGAGCAGAGGAGTAGAGGATGTATAAATATTCAGTGTAGACGGATTAGCAGGTATAAGCAAAGCGATAAACAACGTATATCCACAGGCAGACGTTCAAAGGTGTATAGTCCACCAGGTAAGGAATTCGTTAAGATATGTGCCATGGAAAGAAAGAAAATAGGTAACAAATGATTTAAAGAAGGTGTATCAGGCTACTACAATAGAGCAAGCGAAACTAAAGTTAGACGAATTTGAGAAAAAATGGTCAGATAAATATCCACATATAGGAAGAAGCTGGAGAGCAAACTGGGACGAGTTAATGACATATTTTGACTATCCAGGAGAGATAAGGAAGCTTTTATACACAACGAACATAATAGAGAGTGTAAACAGTAAATTAAGGAAGACGACTAATGGGAAGAGGGCTTTCCCGTTAGATGAATCACTACTTAAGAGCCTTTATATAGTAGCGATGGAACTTGAGAAAAAGTGGTCAAGGAAGCCCATAACAGGCTGGGGTAGAATTTATGGTCAGCTTTCTATACTATTTGAGGATAGGATTTAGGCTATGATATTTTTTACACAGTTTTTTAAACACTCCCTGCTGAAGATTTTCTTTGTTTCCGATTTTACATTAAATTCAAAACCCCTCCAAAGAAAAAAGATAAATATTTTTTTTGTTTTTAGCTTTTTTTATTAAGTCTTGTGTAAATCCTTTTCTTGAAAAGATAGCAAA
This genomic stretch from Persephonella hydrogeniphila harbors:
- a CDS encoding IS1/IS1595 family N-terminal zinc-binding domain-containing protein, which encodes MRCRYCNSDKVVKKGFNPNRKQRYLCKSCNRTFVENAERNYYPHNYKELAIRMFCEGMTMMAIARVLKIPYQTVRTWIRREGEKALKKI
- a CDS encoding adenylate/guanylate cyclase domain-containing protein, whose protein sequence is MELWKFLEDINKELSYLKEIETEEYESIEKAIENAYLEKPKWNRVNNVVAVFADLANSTNISNRKTKRVYAKFLEAVGYPFVKIFNEFNAEFIDIKGDGGLALFSGNYAEIYAFLAAETFKTFQEEYAKKQLSQYDVNYYFGIGIAKGDLLVKKVGVRGNNNFFVWAGDAVNNAALTSKDIKNISQITSIGITLDIYDKFNQDKFKDYLVYSCGCPKGKKVNLWKEFSIKDEKNFRYKKIESNWCKTHGEEYLNKILEIIGND